The following coding sequences are from one Alkalibaculum bacchi window:
- a CDS encoding plasmid fertility inhibition factor family protein — protein MINLILHDNRIVIRLINGDNKVVFMRYPYSYKENCQLAFVKVDTLKKYWIRNNYDEHSKYANASEYELRQDYKFKYAEEGFSRGDKDPVPVAEIALLSCATLPCIGFQNGITRTIWLIANGYKVIPFEVANVTSEFLLDEGVYSFK, from the coding sequence ATGATAAACTTAATCCTTCATGATAATAGAATTGTTATAAGATTAATAAATGGAGATAATAAAGTGGTTTTTATGCGGTATCCATATTCTTATAAGGAAAATTGTCAACTCGCTTTTGTTAAGGTAGATACTTTAAAAAAATATTGGATTAGAAACAATTATGATGAACATAGTAAATACGCTAATGCAAGTGAGTACGAATTAAGACAAGACTATAAATTCAAATATGCCGAAGAAGGTTTTTCTCGTGGAGATAAAGACCCTGTACCAGTAGCCGAAATTGCATTGTTAAGCTGTGCGACATTACCATGCATCGGATTCCAGAACGGTATTACTCGTACAATATGGCTCATTGCTAATGGTTATAAAGTAATTCCATTTGAAGTTGCAAACGTTACATCAGAATTTCTTTTAGACGAAGGGGTTTATTCTTTTAAATAA
- a CDS encoding DUF2786 domain-containing protein, producing MDINVVEKIKKLLALSESSNEYEAQVAMLKTQELLIKHKLTLREVKEFKSYNSDIKEQTSKVTFTKAKWKSHLARLIADNFGCYFFFYTQGTHTITFFGREEDAIVCNIVLEYAIDCINSVVKKLRYQAVRKGCSTKGIENDYALGFIEGLEDKFEKQKETNQEWGLVLMKDSEVIQAYSEKSKSFAGTINTNTSFQGHMEIYKKGYEDGQKFSISDKLSEGDDMEVFAISGHEI from the coding sequence ATGGATATAAATGTTGTTGAGAAGATAAAAAAGTTATTAGCATTAAGTGAAAGTAGTAATGAATATGAAGCACAGGTGGCAATGTTAAAAACTCAAGAGCTGCTTATTAAACATAAACTCACTCTCAGGGAAGTTAAAGAATTCAAATCTTATAATAGTGATATAAAAGAACAAACGAGTAAAGTCACTTTTACAAAGGCAAAGTGGAAATCACATTTAGCAAGGCTTATTGCAGATAATTTCGGTTGCTATTTCTTTTTTTACACTCAGGGTACTCATACAATTACCTTTTTTGGAAGAGAAGAGGATGCTATAGTTTGTAATATCGTTTTAGAATATGCTATTGACTGTATTAATAGCGTGGTTAAAAAATTAAGATATCAAGCGGTAAGGAAGGGATGTAGTACAAAGGGGATCGAAAACGATTACGCCTTGGGTTTTATAGAAGGTTTGGAAGATAAATTTGAGAAACAGAAAGAAACTAATCAAGAATGGGGGTTAGTTCTTATGAAAGACAGTGAAGTTATTCAAGCATATTCAGAAAAAAGTAAATCATTTGCAGGAACAATAAATACTAATACTTCTTTTCAGGGGCATATGGAAATTTATAAAAAAGGTTATGAAGATGGTCAAAAATTCAGTATATCAGATAAGTTATCTGAAGGTGATGACATGGAAGTTTTTGCAATATCAGGTCATGAAATTTAA
- a CDS encoding ribbon-helix-helix domain-containing protein, which produces MKDNKERVEIRMPKVILEKINNYQKENGITTRTAAILELIRKGL; this is translated from the coding sequence ATGAAGGATAATAAGGAGCGTGTAGAGATACGTATGCCTAAAGTGATTTTAGAAAAGATTAATAATTATCAAAAGGAAAATGGTATAACTACAAGGACTGCTGCCATTCTTGAATTGATACGAAAAGGCCTATAA
- a CDS encoding TIGR04540 family protein, which yields MQEILKNPKTVKDMAEQIKYLCDGYWSRKITEKEARELIHYWENHEGDKLFKATEFNPTIKKIIGKRRVKLIEKWLQGCQIKIL from the coding sequence ATGCAAGAGATATTAAAGAATCCTAAAACAGTGAAAGACATGGCCGAGCAAATAAAATATTTATGCGATGGCTATTGGTCTAGGAAAATCACAGAAAAAGAAGCAAGAGAGCTTATTCATTATTGGGAAAACCATGAAGGGGATAAGCTATTTAAAGCAACAGAGTTTAATCCAACTATAAAAAAAATTATTGGTAAAAGAAGAGTTAAACTTATAGAAAAATGGTTACAGGGGTGCCAAATTAAAATCTTATAG
- a CDS encoding AbrB/MazE/SpoVT family DNA-binding domain-containing protein has protein sequence MEKRYVKLIATKGGSGSESFRVSLPTTWIRSMGLGKNARNLIISFDGKQIIIENNNQENK, from the coding sequence TTGGAAAAAAGATATGTGAAGTTAATAGCAACAAAGGGGGGGAGTGGTAGCGAATCATTTAGGGTTTCCTTACCTACTACCTGGATAAGATCGATGGGATTAGGTAAGAATGCTAGAAACTTAATTATTAGTTTTGATGGAAAACAAATAATAATAGAAAATAATAATCAAGAAAACAAATAA